A region of Crenobacter cavernae DNA encodes the following proteins:
- a CDS encoding response regulator transcription factor, whose translation MNSFQHAYIHIVDDDEAFRDSLVWLLESHDYRVACHDSAESLLSDFSPEGIGCLVVDIRMPGMSGLELFEELIARGNPWPVVFLTGHGDVPMAVQAVKRGAFEFLEKPFNQQAFLSAVEGALATCHTSMANVAVRDKFEERLASLTTREREVLEKVIEGKMNKVIADEMGISIKTVEAHRGKMMDKMGARSIADLVQGVVAHRSRDAG comes from the coding sequence ATGAACAGCTTCCAACACGCATACATTCATATCGTTGACGACGACGAGGCCTTCCGCGATTCGCTGGTCTGGCTCCTGGAAAGCCATGACTATCGGGTGGCCTGCCACGATAGCGCCGAAAGCTTGCTGTCCGACTTTTCGCCGGAGGGCATCGGCTGCCTGGTGGTGGATATCCGCATGCCGGGAATGAGCGGCCTGGAGCTCTTCGAAGAGCTGATCGCGCGCGGCAACCCGTGGCCGGTGGTGTTCCTGACCGGACACGGTGACGTACCGATGGCGGTGCAGGCGGTCAAACGCGGCGCGTTCGAGTTCCTCGAAAAGCCGTTCAACCAGCAGGCCTTCCTGTCGGCGGTAGAAGGCGCGCTCGCCACCTGCCACACCTCGATGGCCAACGTCGCGGTGCGCGACAAGTTCGAGGAGCGCCTCGCCTCGCTGACCACACGTGAACGCGAGGTGCTCGAGAAGGTGATCGAGGGCAAGATGAACAAGGTGATCGCCGACGAGATGGGCATCAGCATCAAGACGGTCGAGGCGCACCGCGGCAAGATGATGGACAAGATGGGCGCGCGCTCGATCGCCGACCTGGTGCAGGGCGTGGTCGCGCACCGCAGCCGCGACGCCGGCTGA
- a CDS encoding PAS domain S-box protein: protein MLVQLKHRLNRMIIWFKRSVWSDLFPNSTVTLFFLTMAVMLWTLDTREADQLKGDLSRDSLWAEQSAQRRLDDDRQQLIDLSRAIGNGELDETAFRQKSAIWLANMPEMAAIAYADASGTVRYVQPMSVDLFRHGQPLPAHSADTFAKTRDGGRLNYSPAYPAENGEWFVELQVPVRSGDTFAGTVVGVFSAQRMVRRLPPSWLVEKYQLELVDTLGRTLARNAQRRQLISYNEVISLPGSGLFIRVRPVQGVAGPARKLQLGLIVGLTLLTLLSLVSLNSHIRRRIDAEGERDRVYRLSQDLLAVVDEDTSIVEVNPAFERVLGYLPGTLEGRSFLDFLPDSEKPRIRDGFAALLAGTWQDHYVETPVIGADGETRYIVWALSPLPERNRVYLSGRDISVEKQALEDLRRESAFRKAMEDSLSVGIRAMDRNGRITYVNQSFCTITGYSEEELVGRLPPYPFWLSGDAGERNRISLLQTLAGDAPKDVFESRFKRKNGEQFYAQMLISPLIDADGNHGGWVAALTDVTREREAEERYKEQMEKLQATSRLVTLGEMASTLAHELNQPLSAIANYQNGCIERIRQGKATPEKLLPVMEKVTAQAERAGMVVRRIREFVKQSAPDRRACQLAEVVDATLAIAEIEAKRHGARIAVDLPELPDLLVDPILIEQVLLNLIKNGIESMHEVPLTERVLSLAARLTSNKRVTVTIADCGHGVPEDQKERLFEAFFTTKPDGTGLGLGICRSIVEFHQGQIWVEDGEHGGSLFSFTLPVVPS, encoded by the coding sequence ATGCTAGTCCAACTCAAGCACCGCTTGAACCGGATGATCATCTGGTTCAAGCGCAGCGTCTGGTCCGACCTTTTCCCCAACAGCACCGTCACGCTGTTCTTCCTGACCATGGCCGTCATGCTGTGGACGCTGGACACGCGCGAAGCCGACCAGCTCAAGGGCGACCTGTCCCGCGACTCGCTGTGGGCCGAACAGTCGGCGCAGCGCCGCCTCGACGACGACCGCCAACAACTGATCGACCTGTCGCGCGCAATCGGCAACGGCGAACTCGACGAGACGGCTTTTCGCCAGAAGAGCGCGATCTGGCTCGCCAACATGCCCGAGATGGCGGCGATCGCCTACGCCGACGCGTCGGGCACGGTGCGCTACGTCCAGCCGATGAGCGTCGACCTGTTCCGCCACGGCCAGCCTTTACCCGCCCACAGCGCCGACACCTTCGCCAAGACGCGCGACGGCGGCCGCCTCAACTACAGCCCCGCCTACCCGGCCGAAAACGGCGAATGGTTCGTCGAACTGCAGGTGCCTGTCCGCTCGGGCGACACCTTCGCCGGCACGGTGGTCGGCGTGTTCAGCGCGCAACGCATGGTGCGCCGGCTGCCGCCGTCGTGGCTGGTGGAGAAATACCAGCTCGAACTGGTCGACACGCTCGGCCGCACGCTAGCCCGCAACGCGCAGCGCCGCCAGCTGATCAGCTACAACGAGGTCATTTCGCTGCCCGGCAGCGGCCTATTCATCCGCGTGCGACCGGTGCAGGGCGTCGCCGGCCCGGCGCGCAAGCTCCAGCTCGGGCTGATCGTCGGCCTGACGCTGCTGACGCTGTTGAGCCTCGTCAGCCTCAACAGCCACATCCGCCGCCGCATCGACGCCGAGGGCGAACGCGACCGCGTGTACCGCCTGTCGCAGGACCTCCTAGCCGTGGTCGACGAAGACACCAGCATCGTCGAGGTCAACCCGGCGTTCGAACGCGTGCTCGGCTACCTTCCCGGCACGCTCGAAGGCCGCTCCTTCCTCGACTTCCTGCCCGACTCGGAAAAACCGCGCATCCGCGATGGCTTCGCCGCGCTCCTGGCCGGCACCTGGCAGGACCACTACGTCGAGACGCCGGTGATCGGCGCCGACGGCGAGACGCGCTACATCGTCTGGGCACTGAGCCCGCTGCCCGAACGCAACCGCGTCTATCTGTCGGGACGCGACATCAGCGTCGAGAAACAGGCGCTCGAAGACCTGCGCCGTGAATCGGCTTTCCGCAAGGCGATGGAAGACTCGTTGTCGGTCGGCATCCGCGCGATGGACCGCAACGGGCGCATCACCTACGTCAACCAGTCGTTCTGTACCATCACCGGCTACAGCGAGGAAGAACTCGTCGGTCGCCTGCCGCCCTACCCGTTCTGGCTGAGCGGCGACGCCGGCGAGCGCAACCGCATCTCGCTGTTGCAGACGCTGGCCGGCGACGCGCCGAAGGACGTGTTCGAATCGCGCTTCAAACGCAAGAACGGCGAACAGTTCTACGCGCAGATGCTGATTTCGCCGCTGATCGACGCCGACGGCAACCACGGCGGCTGGGTCGCGGCGCTGACCGACGTCACGCGCGAGCGCGAAGCCGAGGAACGCTATAAAGAGCAGATGGAAAAACTGCAGGCGACCTCGCGGCTGGTCACGCTCGGCGAAATGGCGTCGACGCTCGCGCACGAACTGAACCAGCCGCTGTCGGCGATCGCCAATTACCAGAACGGCTGCATCGAGCGGATCCGTCAGGGCAAGGCCACACCGGAGAAACTGCTGCCGGTGATGGAAAAGGTCACCGCGCAGGCCGAACGCGCCGGCATGGTCGTGCGCCGCATCCGCGAATTCGTCAAACAGAGCGCGCCCGACAGGCGCGCCTGCCAGTTGGCCGAGGTCGTCGACGCGACGCTCGCGATCGCCGAGATCGAGGCCAAGCGCCACGGCGCGCGCATCGCCGTCGACCTGCCCGAACTGCCCGACCTCCTCGTCGACCCGATCCTGATCGAACAGGTGCTGCTCAACCTGATCAAGAACGGCATCGAATCGATGCACGAGGTCCCGCTTACCGAACGGGTGCTGTCGCTCGCCGCCCGTCTCACCAGCAACAAGCGGGTGACCGTCACGATCGCCGATTGCGGCCACGGCGTCCCCGAAGATCAGAAGGAGCGCCTGTTCGAGGCCTTCTTCACCACCAAGCCCGACGGAACGGGCCTGGGTCTGGGCATTTGCCGCTCCATCGTCGAATTCCACCAGGGTCAGATCTGGGTCGAAGACGGCGAGCACGGCGGTAGTCTCTTCAGCTTCACCTTGCCGGTAGTCCCATCATGA
- a CDS encoding GntR family transcriptional regulator, with translation MSPLQPIKRQTLTSAVTESLRQRILSGEFHDGQQLRQEALSNEYGVSRVPVREALRQLEAEGLIEIIDHKGAIVSTLSLSDVLELLDIRATLESELLRAAIPRQSSADLDAAAATLEEFGVALESHDVRHWGELNSRFHLALYRAAQRPNTLALIEQLHNKTDRYTRMQILFTHTMERAHEEHNKLLALCRAKATDEAGDFLRFHILSAGHALEHYLNEQQAPQPRNAV, from the coding sequence ATGAGCCCCTTGCAGCCGATCAAGCGCCAGACGCTGACCAGCGCGGTCACCGAATCCTTGCGTCAACGCATCCTGTCCGGAGAATTCCACGACGGGCAGCAGCTGCGCCAGGAAGCACTGTCCAACGAATACGGCGTCAGCCGCGTCCCGGTGCGCGAGGCGCTGCGCCAGCTCGAAGCCGAGGGGCTGATCGAGATCATCGACCACAAGGGTGCGATCGTCTCGACGCTGTCGCTCAGCGACGTGCTCGAACTGCTCGATATCCGTGCCACGCTCGAGAGCGAACTGCTGCGCGCGGCGATCCCGCGTCAAAGCTCGGCCGACCTTGACGCCGCCGCCGCGACGCTCGAGGAATTCGGCGTCGCGCTCGAAAGCCACGACGTGCGGCACTGGGGCGAGCTCAACTCGCGCTTTCACCTCGCGCTCTACCGCGCCGCACAGCGCCCGAACACACTGGCGCTGATCGAGCAGCTGCACAACAAGACCGACCGCTATACCCGCATGCAGATCCTGTTCACCCACACCATGGAACGGGCGCACGAAGAGCACAACAAGCTGTTGGCGCTCTGTCGCGCGAAGGCGACCGACGAGGCGGGGGACTTCCTCCGCTTCCACATCCTGTCGGCCGGCCACGCGCTCGAACACTACCTCAACGAACAGCAGGCGCCGCAGCCGCGCAACGCCGTCTAG
- the folD gene encoding bifunctional methylenetetrahydrofolate dehydrogenase/methenyltetrahydrofolate cyclohydrolase FolD — translation MVAQRIDGKAVADARIDAVRKEVDARVAAGQRAPALAVVLVGDDAASAVYVRNKKRACATAGIRSLAYDLPTATTQEDLLALIDELNANAEVDGILVQLPLPKHIDPQSVIERIDPHKDVDGFHPYNMGRLATKMPLMRPCTPKGVMTLLEHYGIDPKGQKVVIVGASNIVGRPQALEMLLARATVTICHSATRNLADEVAAADIVVAAVGKPGFVKGEWIKPGAVVIDVGINRLADGTLCGDVEFEAASERASYITPVPGGVGPMTVATLLENTLASAKLRG, via the coding sequence ATGGTGGCTCAAAGGATAGACGGCAAGGCGGTGGCCGATGCGCGCATCGACGCGGTGCGCAAGGAGGTCGACGCGCGCGTCGCGGCGGGGCAGCGCGCTCCGGCGCTGGCGGTGGTGCTGGTCGGCGACGATGCGGCGTCGGCGGTCTACGTGCGCAATAAGAAACGCGCGTGTGCGACGGCGGGCATCCGTTCGCTCGCCTACGACCTGCCGACGGCCACTACGCAGGAAGACCTGCTGGCGCTGATCGACGAATTGAACGCCAACGCCGAAGTCGACGGCATCCTCGTGCAGCTGCCGCTGCCCAAACACATCGATCCGCAGTCGGTGATCGAACGCATCGACCCGCACAAGGACGTCGATGGCTTCCATCCGTACAATATGGGCCGCCTCGCGACCAAGATGCCGCTCATGCGTCCGTGCACGCCGAAGGGCGTGATGACGCTGCTCGAACACTACGGCATCGATCCGAAGGGGCAGAAGGTGGTGATCGTCGGCGCGTCGAATATCGTCGGCCGCCCGCAGGCGCTCGAGATGCTGCTGGCGCGCGCGACGGTGACCATCTGCCACAGCGCGACGCGCAACCTCGCCGACGAAGTCGCCGCCGCCGACATCGTCGTCGCCGCGGTCGGCAAGCCGGGCTTCGTGAAGGGCGAGTGGATCAAGCCGGGCGCGGTGGTGATCGACGTCGGCATCAACCGCCTCGCCGACGGCACGCTGTGCGGCGACGTCGAATTCGAAGCTGCGAGCGAACGCGCGAGCTACATCACGCCGGTGCCGGGCGGCGTCGGCCCGATGACGGTCGCGACCCTGCTGGAAAATACGCTGGCCTCGGCCAAGCTGCGCGGTTAA
- the purU gene encoding formyltetrahydrofolate deformylase, whose product MNPHSATLLISCPDKKGLVSAIANFLMTYNANILHADQHQDAEAKLFLMRVQWDLEGFTLPMESFAAAFAPIAAKHDMTWQVSLSSRKPRVAIFVSKYEHCLVDLLHRWRIGELDCEIPLVISNHEDCRRLVEFNDIPFHVIPVSRDNKAAAEAEQFRLLEEAGVDLVILARYMQVLSQDFVKRYPNKVINIHHSFLPAFDGAKPYHRAFARGVKLIGATSHYVTEDLDEGPIIEQEVTRISHRDDVDDLVQKGRDLEKVVLSRAVRWHLDNRLLSYNNKTVIFD is encoded by the coding sequence ATGAATCCACACTCCGCCACCTTGCTGATCAGCTGCCCGGACAAGAAAGGTCTGGTGTCGGCGATCGCCAACTTCCTGATGACCTACAACGCCAACATCCTGCACGCCGACCAGCACCAGGACGCCGAGGCGAAGTTGTTCCTGATGCGGGTGCAGTGGGATCTGGAGGGCTTCACGCTGCCGATGGAGAGCTTCGCCGCCGCGTTCGCGCCGATCGCCGCCAAGCACGACATGACGTGGCAGGTGTCGCTGTCGAGCCGCAAACCGCGCGTGGCGATCTTCGTGTCGAAGTACGAGCACTGCCTGGTCGACCTCTTGCACCGCTGGCGCATCGGTGAGCTCGACTGCGAGATCCCGCTGGTGATCTCCAACCACGAAGACTGCCGCCGCCTGGTCGAATTCAACGACATCCCGTTCCACGTGATCCCGGTCAGCCGTGACAACAAGGCCGCCGCCGAGGCCGAGCAGTTCCGCCTCTTGGAAGAAGCCGGCGTCGACCTTGTGATCCTCGCGCGCTACATGCAGGTGCTGTCGCAGGACTTCGTCAAGCGCTACCCGAACAAGGTGATCAACATCCACCACAGCTTCCTGCCGGCCTTCGACGGCGCCAAGCCCTACCACCGCGCGTTCGCGCGCGGCGTGAAGCTGATCGGTGCGACCAGCCACTATGTGACCGAGGACCTCGACGAGGGGCCGATCATCGAGCAGGAAGTGACGCGCATCTCGCACCGCGACGACGTCGACGACCTGGTGCAGAAGGGGCGCGACCTGGAGAAGGTCGTGCTGTCGCGCGCGGTGCGCTGGCATCTGGACAACAGGCTGCTCTCATACAACAACAAGACGGTGATCTTCGACTGA
- a CDS encoding thioredoxin domain-containing protein, protein MTRSWRRLDEFGYHAATSANPGVSLVLLGQPHCGACKAAKALLPVLLPDTVATLFDVDVAVSGALAHEFELFHLPALALYKNGAFHAWVNAPLEASTLAEVIHLALDAPAAEAP, encoded by the coding sequence GTGACGCGCAGCTGGCGGCGGCTCGACGAATTCGGCTACCACGCGGCGACCTCGGCCAACCCCGGCGTCTCGCTGGTGCTGCTCGGCCAGCCGCATTGCGGCGCGTGCAAGGCGGCCAAGGCGCTGCTGCCGGTCTTGCTGCCCGACACGGTCGCTACGCTGTTTGACGTCGACGTCGCGGTCAGCGGCGCGCTCGCGCACGAGTTCGAACTCTTCCACCTGCCGGCACTCGCCCTATACAAGAACGGCGCGTTTCACGCCTGGGTGAACGCGCCGCTCGAAGCTTCAACGTTGGCCGAGGTTATTCACTTGGCGCTCGACGCCCCCGCCGCAGAAGCGCCCTGA
- a CDS encoding NUDIX domain-containing protein → MNDIDLSVPTFVPRRPTPGAPRLTAHLAHRATAVIELADGVLVTAAAGQRFSLPGGKASRGELRSQALIRELREETGLRVHNILYLFDHVTPHTAHKVYLVIAQGAPRPQGEIERIGVLASPDGEPDVTPETRAILRRYARLRGEEGPKSEAVRAMLNLARYIARVEPAERAE, encoded by the coding sequence ATGAACGACATCGATCTATCCGTCCCCACCTTCGTCCCGCGCCGCCCGACGCCGGGCGCGCCGCGGCTCACCGCGCATCTGGCGCACCGCGCGACCGCCGTCATCGAGCTGGCCGACGGCGTACTGGTGACCGCGGCCGCCGGTCAGCGCTTTTCCCTGCCCGGCGGCAAGGCCAGCCGCGGCGAGCTGCGTTCGCAGGCGCTGATCCGCGAGTTGCGCGAAGAGACAGGTCTGAGGGTGCACAACATCCTCTACCTGTTCGACCACGTCACGCCGCACACCGCGCACAAGGTGTACCTGGTAATCGCGCAGGGCGCGCCGCGCCCGCAGGGCGAGATCGAGCGGATCGGCGTCTTGGCGTCGCCCGACGGCGAGCCCGACGTGACGCCCGAGACCCGCGCGATCCTGCGCCGCTACGCACGCCTGCGCGGCGAGGAAGGCCCGAAGAGCGAGGCGGTGCGCGCGATGCTGAACCTGGCGCGCTACATCGCCCGCGTCGAACCGGCGGAGCGCGCCGAGTGA
- the rlmD gene encoding 23S rRNA (uracil(1939)-C(5))-methyltransferase RlmD, producing MSHSQTVALVESLDYEGRGVAHVEGKTIFIDGALPYEKVIYRAYRKKPTYENADVISVLKESFVRTKPRCPHFGVCGGCSMQHVEFSAQVAIKQRVLEDNLAHLGKVKAERILPPIAGPAWGYRHRARMSARYVEKKGGVLVGFHEKRSSFIADMHECHILPPHISRLIDPLRAMIERLSIKQRMPQVEIAVGAKVSVLVFRNMDDISEDDLKVFAEFVDTHTHIHHPLQIWLQPKGPDTCYPIYPENAPKLSYEIADFDVEMPYYPTEFTQVNPEINNVMVARALKLLDPQPGERIADMFCGIGNFTLPIARSGATVHGMEGSQALVKRAIENATHNGLEDSVSYEMANLFDVTEESFAALGHFDKMLIDPPRDGAMALVKAITDETAPARIVYVSCNPATLARDANVLVNTKGYTLKAGGIINMFPHTAHVESVAWFEKTGPCMSRAETEAIEAAEAAARAAAKEAKKAREAAAAKAKADEEAERIAQKAARRQHYLENQPYYDARNKKAEGNADAAAPDSQAEPKE from the coding sequence ATGAGTCATTCCCAAACCGTCGCCTTGGTGGAGTCCCTGGACTACGAAGGCCGAGGCGTTGCCCATGTAGAGGGCAAGACCATTTTCATCGACGGCGCCCTGCCTTATGAAAAGGTAATATACCGCGCCTACCGCAAAAAACCCACCTACGAAAACGCCGATGTCATATCGGTGCTAAAGGAAAGCTTCGTCCGCACCAAGCCGCGTTGCCCGCACTTCGGCGTCTGCGGCGGCTGTTCGATGCAGCACGTCGAATTCTCCGCGCAGGTGGCAATCAAGCAGCGCGTACTCGAGGACAACCTCGCCCACCTCGGCAAGGTCAAGGCCGAACGCATCCTGCCGCCGATCGCCGGTCCGGCCTGGGGCTACCGCCACCGTGCGCGCATGTCGGCGCGCTACGTCGAGAAGAAGGGCGGCGTGCTGGTCGGCTTCCACGAGAAGCGTTCGAGCTTCATCGCCGACATGCACGAGTGCCACATCCTGCCGCCGCACATCTCGCGGCTGATCGACCCCTTGCGCGCGATGATCGAAAGGCTGTCGATCAAGCAGCGCATGCCGCAGGTCGAAATCGCCGTCGGCGCCAAGGTCAGCGTGCTGGTGTTCCGCAATATGGACGACATCAGCGAAGACGATCTGAAGGTCTTCGCCGAGTTCGTCGATACCCACACCCACATCCACCACCCGCTGCAGATCTGGCTGCAGCCGAAGGGACCGGACACCTGTTATCCGATCTACCCGGAAAACGCGCCGAAACTGAGCTACGAGATCGCCGACTTCGACGTCGAGATGCCGTACTACCCGACCGAGTTCACCCAGGTGAACCCCGAGATCAACAACGTGATGGTCGCACGCGCGCTCAAGCTCTTGGACCCGCAACCGGGCGAGCGCATCGCCGACATGTTCTGCGGCATCGGCAACTTCACGCTGCCGATCGCGCGCTCCGGCGCCACCGTGCATGGCATGGAAGGCAGCCAGGCGCTGGTCAAGCGCGCCATCGAGAACGCAACGCACAACGGCCTCGAGGACAGCGTCAGTTACGAAATGGCCAACCTGTTCGACGTGACCGAGGAGTCGTTCGCCGCGCTCGGGCATTTCGACAAGATGCTGATCGACCCGCCGCGCGACGGCGCGATGGCGCTGGTGAAGGCGATCACAGACGAGACCGCGCCCGCACGCATCGTCTACGTGTCCTGCAACCCCGCCACGCTGGCGCGCGACGCCAACGTGCTGGTCAACACCAAGGGCTACACGCTGAAGGCCGGCGGCATCATCAATATGTTCCCGCACACCGCCCACGTCGAATCGGTCGCCTGGTTCGAGAAGACCGGCCCGTGCATGAGCCGCGCCGAGACGGAGGCCATCGAGGCGGCAGAAGCCGCCGCGCGCGCAGCCGCCAAGGAAGCCAAGAAGGCGCGTGAAGCCGCTGCGGCCAAGGCCAAGGCGGACGAGGAAGCGGAACGCATCGCCCAGAAAGCGGCGCGGCGCCAGCATTATCTGGAAAACCAGCCTTATTACGACGCCAGGAACAAGAAGGCCGAAGGGAACGCTGACGCGGCCGCCCCTGACAGCCAGGCAGAACCCAAGGAATGA
- a CDS encoding L,D-transpeptidase, producing the protein MGSCAWKMWVAGVAGVVAMSAQAAVPQPDVDIRASGWHVVVNLPQTRMFVYRDGELQRVYPVAVGKLLTQTPIGQYNVTGIHRDPAWHVPKSIQEEMKRSGKPVQTVVPPGPDNPLGKVFIRFGEARLGLGFHGTNAPGSVPGFRSHGCVRLKNGDALTLAGTVPVGAAVTVSYQSVLLNEDDNGNLWLTAYHDQYKQSDVRLKTLASVLLDWQRERAIAVHGKRVDVALKERSGRPVCLTCKVGGSGKPQEGGLTAVRWLSSPSQPAPAVEPVEPDYAPQPTPKPGLDAKAPVKPV; encoded by the coding sequence ATGGGTTCTTGTGCTTGGAAGATGTGGGTTGCCGGCGTCGCCGGCGTGGTTGCGATGTCTGCTCAGGCGGCGGTGCCGCAGCCTGACGTGGATATTCGGGCATCCGGATGGCACGTGGTGGTCAACCTGCCGCAGACCCGGATGTTCGTCTATCGCGACGGCGAGCTGCAGAGGGTCTACCCGGTCGCGGTCGGCAAATTACTGACGCAGACCCCGATCGGCCAGTACAACGTGACCGGCATCCATCGAGACCCGGCCTGGCACGTGCCCAAATCGATCCAGGAAGAAATGAAGCGCTCCGGCAAGCCGGTGCAGACCGTCGTGCCGCCCGGCCCGGACAATCCGCTCGGCAAGGTGTTCATCCGCTTCGGCGAGGCGCGCCTCGGCCTCGGCTTCCATGGCACCAACGCGCCGGGCAGCGTGCCCGGTTTCCGCAGCCACGGCTGCGTGCGACTGAAGAACGGCGACGCGCTGACGCTCGCCGGCACCGTCCCGGTCGGCGCCGCGGTGACGGTGTCCTACCAGAGTGTGCTGCTCAACGAGGACGACAACGGCAACCTGTGGCTGACCGCCTACCACGACCAGTACAAGCAGAGCGATGTGCGCCTGAAGACGCTGGCGTCGGTGCTGCTCGACTGGCAGCGCGAACGCGCGATCGCGGTGCACGGCAAGCGGGTCGATGTCGCGCTGAAAGAGCGCAGCGGCAGACCGGTGTGCCTGACGTGCAAGGTCGGCGGGAGCGGCAAGCCGCAGGAAGGCGGCCTGACCGCGGTGCGCTGGCTGAGTTCGCCGTCGCAGCCGGCGCCGGCGGTCGAGCCGGTCGAGCCCGACTACGCCCCGCAACCGACACCCAAACCCGGCCTCGACGCCAAGGCGCCGGTCAAGCCGGTATAA
- the gltX gene encoding glutamate--tRNA ligase, with amino-acid sequence MIRTRFAPSPTGYLHIGGVRTALFSWAFARKNGGTFVLRIEDTDLERSTPESVKAILDGMHWVGLDYDEGPFYQTQRFDRYKEVILQLLESGHAYYCYASKEELEAMRAEQEANGEKPRYDRRWRPEDGKTLPAPPEGVEPVVRFKTPLTGVVAWDDAVKGRIEFANEELDDLIIARPDGSPTYNFCVVVDDWDMAISHVIRGDDHVNNTPRQINILKAIGAPLPVYGHLPMILNEDGQKMSKRRDAVSVVDYADKGILPEALLNYLARLGWGHGDDEFFSIEQFVEWFDLKDVSPSASRFNNEKFLWLNAQHIKAADNLRLAQLVAPRLAEAGIDPADGPCLAEVIALVKERVQDLNALALECDYFYARREPSAADLEKHLSEESRARMGRFAGRLAELSDWNAEAIHALFKPFCADEGIKMGQLGMPLRVLVCGTPQTPSVDAVLALIGRDEVLKRMRG; translated from the coding sequence ATGATCCGTACCCGTTTTGCCCCCAGCCCGACCGGTTATCTGCATATCGGCGGCGTGCGCACCGCGCTGTTTTCCTGGGCGTTCGCCCGTAAGAACGGCGGCACCTTCGTGCTGCGCATCGAGGACACCGACCTCGAGCGTTCGACCCCCGAATCGGTCAAGGCGATCCTCGACGGCATGCACTGGGTCGGCCTCGACTACGACGAAGGCCCGTTCTACCAGACGCAGCGCTTCGACCGATATAAAGAGGTCATCCTGCAACTGCTCGAATCCGGCCACGCCTACTACTGCTACGCGTCCAAGGAAGAACTGGAAGCGATGCGCGCCGAGCAGGAAGCCAACGGTGAAAAGCCGCGCTACGACCGCCGCTGGCGCCCGGAAGACGGCAAGACCTTGCCGGCTCCGCCGGAGGGCGTCGAGCCCGTCGTGCGCTTCAAGACGCCGCTGACCGGTGTCGTCGCGTGGGACGACGCGGTGAAAGGCCGCATCGAGTTCGCCAACGAGGAACTCGACGACCTGATCATCGCGCGCCCGGACGGCAGCCCGACCTACAACTTCTGCGTGGTGGTCGACGACTGGGACATGGCCATCAGCCATGTCATTCGCGGCGACGACCACGTCAACAACACGCCGCGCCAGATCAATATTCTTAAGGCGATCGGCGCGCCGCTGCCGGTGTACGGCCACCTGCCGATGATCCTCAACGAGGACGGCCAGAAGATGTCGAAGCGCCGCGACGCGGTCAGCGTGGTCGACTACGCCGACAAGGGCATCCTGCCCGAGGCGCTGTTGAACTACCTGGCGCGCCTCGGCTGGGGTCACGGCGACGATGAGTTCTTCTCGATCGAGCAGTTCGTCGAATGGTTCGACCTGAAGGACGTCAGCCCGTCGGCGTCGCGCTTCAACAACGAGAAGTTCCTGTGGCTGAACGCGCAGCACATCAAGGCGGCCGACAACCTGCGCCTCGCGCAGCTGGTGGCGCCGAGGTTGGCCGAGGCCGGCATCGACCCGGCTGACGGCCCCTGCCTTGCCGAAGTGATCGCGTTGGTCAAGGAGCGGGTGCAGGACCTGAACGCGCTCGCGCTCGAGTGCGACTACTTCTACGCGCGCCGCGAGCCGTCCGCCGCCGACCTGGAAAAGCACCTGTCGGAAGAGTCGCGCGCGCGGATGGGCCGTTTCGCCGGCAGGTTGGCCGAGCTGTCCGACTGGAACGCCGAGGCCATCCACGCGCTGTTCAAGCCTTTCTGCGCCGACGAAGGCATCAAGATGGGCCAGCTCGGCATGCCGCTCAGGGTGCTGGTGTGCGGTACGCCGCAGACGCCTTCGGTCGATGCGGTGCTCGCGCTGATCGGCCGCGACGAGGTCCTCAAGCGTATGCGAGGCTGA